One genomic segment of Verrucomicrobiia bacterium includes these proteins:
- a CDS encoding response regulator — MAAAKHVLIVEDEKPLSHALELKLQHEGFATTVAPNGQKCLELLRANKYDVVLLDMMMPVMDGFQVLQKVKEEGVTLPTTFVLSNLSMREDEDRILALGAKKFFIKSDTPLAVIVEEVKKA, encoded by the coding sequence ATGGCAGCTGCAAAGCATGTACTGATAGTTGAAGACGAAAAGCCATTGTCGCATGCACTCGAGCTGAAGCTACAGCACGAGGGCTTTGCCACCACCGTGGCACCAAATGGTCAGAAATGTTTGGAGCTTTTACGGGCAAACAAATATGACGTTGTATTGCTGGACATGATGATGCCAGTCATGGACGGCTTCCAGGTACTGCAAAAAGTCAAGGAAGAGGGAGTGACATTGCCGACCACTTTTGTGCTGTCGAATCTCAGCATGCGTGAGGACGAAGATCGTATTTTGGCATTGGGGGCCAAGAAGTTCTTTATCAAATCTGACACGCCGCTAGCGGTCATTGTCGAGGAAGTAAAAAAAGCCTAA
- a CDS encoding DUF1761 domain-containing protein, giving the protein MQVDVNIWAVLLAMASSMAVGSVWYARPVFGNTWIKLAKVDMKKNTSAAKPIIVTMVVSLLTAYILAHVIFLSHQFFGNSFLQDSLTTAVWMWLGFTAARFITHDAFEGRPAALTILNISHELVTFLVMGLIVGLMGV; this is encoded by the coding sequence ATGCAGGTGGACGTTAACATTTGGGCCGTTCTGTTGGCCATGGCCAGTAGTATGGCGGTGGGTAGCGTGTGGTACGCTCGGCCGGTCTTTGGCAATACGTGGATCAAGCTGGCTAAAGTTGATATGAAAAAGAATACCTCTGCGGCCAAGCCTATCATAGTTACCATGGTGGTCAGTCTGCTGACGGCCTATATTTTGGCGCATGTGATTTTCTTGTCACATCAGTTCTTTGGCAATTCTTTCTTGCAGGATTCTCTGACGACGGCTGTATGGATGTGGCTGGGCTTTACGGCTGCGCGGTTTATTACACATGATGCTTTCGAGGGTCGTCCAGCAGCGCTGACTATTCTGAACATCTCTCACGAACTGGTGACATTTCTTGTCATGGGCCTGATTGTTGGCCTCATGGGTGTGTAA
- a CDS encoding prepilin-type N-terminal cleavage/methylation domain-containing protein — protein MRKSWESGFTLVELLLSMAMIGIVAGASLPVYFSFYNRNDVSLTTETIASMFRRAQNYARSVQGDSQWGVHIQAGSATLFKGATYAARDTAYDETAVINTSITPTGTTDVLFAKLSGAPGSTASVTLTGQANETRTIIVNAKGTVSY, from the coding sequence GTGCGTAAGTCGTGGGAGTCGGGTTTCACGCTAGTGGAACTGTTGCTGTCTATGGCCATGATAGGCATTGTTGCTGGCGCTTCTTTGCCGGTGTATTTCTCTTTTTATAATCGCAACGACGTGTCACTTACTACCGAGACCATTGCTTCTATGTTCCGGCGAGCGCAGAACTATGCTCGCAGTGTGCAGGGCGATAGCCAGTGGGGTGTGCACATTCAGGCAGGGTCTGCCACGCTCTTCAAGGGCGCTACCTATGCTGCCCGCGACACCGCGTACGACGAAACGGCCGTCATCAATACCAGTATCACGCCCACTGGCACTACTGATGTGCTGTTCGCCAAACTGTCCGGGGCGCCCGGCTCGACTGCTTCTGTTACCCTGACTGGTCAAGCAAATGAAACAAGGACAATCATCGTCAATGCCAAAGGTACCGTTAGTTACTAG
- a CDS encoding ATP-binding protein, producing the protein MFSVRKKPRPTANSVQTIGDLVKVTLVGSQDKALSIKTLAQFREALRAVKTKHDKVFVLVDVTGMTPKDVTTYSRVAIKEAFSYSYDGLAAVGRSHLLEVAMYLIRAGQATNRARYFTSERKAFRYLGNLKHPHETRNKVPLVGALFLAAISVAGLYSWQTGYLTWGRWVERLHVVNPTTCIGLLVLAAALWALWSGHKQVRIACAWLCVVLGVSAFVPNLHLPLFVGKLEALGQSLQPSHSTAICFVLAAISLLVVDLKGRDVKLLRYALGGIILATALFNAFGTLYALGPLSQIGPSFKMSMPAAVSFEIMGLYLLSLARFGARDSIAAHVSRVGWLIIALFMLVQSFTFVYWEQSVARNKADSQSAFVARSASVSDTIENRMQAYVDALYGFRGLFAASDGVDMAEFNTYYNSIDLAAKYPGLRAATFISRVKTPDLPALVALRNADQSAKAAGSPTFKINQPVANVPVHYILTYVANSPTSTGMGNDFTSDPVRFAAYEKAVKDGVPTASSPLTFNAATPSAQTNRGFFITSPMSSKASTERVDADKYVGLVSAVFYYDEFFKNLFRDESITSGLEVVVSDTASGEKVFSPQTDSNGDLRNTALINIADRTWRVQTTAATGFGIKDGQNILPRTILFAGQAFSVLLLIIFVLQQQARKRALQLADDITADLQHERNRAIALQRKDDAILSSIGDAVFAVDSKKRITLFNPVAAGVSGFTEEEALDKPFDTILKFTNAKDKKRNDKFIDEALDGKVTAMKGNTVLARKDGSFVPVADSAAPIRDSEGKIMGVIVVFRDITKEQELDRAKSEFVSVASHQLRTPLSAMNWYTEMLLNGDAGKLTKDQATYLQEIYTGNKRMVELVNSLLDTSRLDLGKLANNPEDVSVPELLDSLHKEMQPAIGKKSQQYKQQIEKGIASLYTDPKLIRMIVQNLMSNAVKYTPDKGIVSVTVKKDDAKVEIAVNDTGFGIPAAQQDKIFTKMFRADNVLEMEGTGLGLYIVREAARKLGGDVSFTSEEGKGSTFVVTLPAKGGQKKAR; encoded by the coding sequence ATGTTTAGTGTGCGGAAAAAGCCACGGCCTACGGCTAATAGTGTTCAGACCATCGGGGACCTTGTGAAGGTTACCCTGGTGGGTAGTCAGGATAAGGCGTTATCTATAAAAACGCTTGCTCAATTCAGGGAGGCGCTCAGGGCCGTGAAGACCAAGCACGACAAGGTCTTTGTCCTGGTGGATGTGACTGGCATGACGCCCAAAGATGTCACCACGTATTCTCGGGTGGCTATCAAAGAAGCTTTTTCGTATTCCTACGACGGGCTAGCTGCTGTTGGTCGTAGTCATTTACTGGAGGTGGCTATGTATTTGATCCGGGCAGGTCAAGCGACCAACCGGGCCAGATACTTTACCTCCGAGCGGAAAGCCTTTCGCTATCTGGGTAACCTGAAGCATCCCCACGAAACCCGTAACAAAGTTCCGCTTGTAGGTGCACTGTTTCTGGCTGCCATCAGTGTTGCGGGCCTCTACTCTTGGCAAACGGGGTACCTGACGTGGGGTCGTTGGGTTGAGCGTTTGCATGTAGTTAATCCTACAACGTGTATCGGGCTCTTGGTTCTGGCAGCCGCATTGTGGGCACTGTGGTCAGGCCATAAGCAAGTGCGGATAGCCTGTGCTTGGCTGTGTGTGGTATTGGGTGTGAGCGCTTTTGTGCCAAATCTTCACCTGCCTTTATTTGTCGGTAAGCTGGAAGCTCTGGGGCAATCGCTGCAGCCATCACATTCAACGGCAATCTGTTTTGTACTGGCTGCGATCAGCCTGCTTGTAGTTGATCTGAAGGGTCGTGACGTAAAATTATTGCGCTATGCACTGGGCGGGATAATCTTGGCAACGGCGCTGTTCAATGCCTTTGGTACCCTGTATGCACTTGGGCCATTGAGCCAAATTGGTCCGAGCTTCAAGATGTCCATGCCAGCGGCAGTTTCATTTGAGATTATGGGACTCTATCTGTTGTCTCTGGCCCGCTTCGGTGCTCGTGACAGTATTGCCGCCCATGTGAGTAGGGTGGGCTGGTTGATCATTGCACTCTTTATGCTGGTCCAAAGCTTTACGTTTGTCTATTGGGAGCAGAGTGTTGCCCGAAACAAGGCAGATAGTCAGAGCGCCTTTGTGGCCCGATCGGCTAGTGTGAGCGATACTATCGAGAACCGTATGCAGGCCTATGTCGATGCACTGTATGGATTCCGGGGTCTGTTTGCGGCCAGTGACGGGGTAGATATGGCAGAGTTCAATACTTACTACAACTCTATAGATTTGGCCGCAAAATATCCCGGCCTGCGAGCTGCTACCTTTATAAGTCGAGTCAAAACGCCGGATCTGCCAGCTCTGGTGGCACTGCGAAATGCCGACCAGAGCGCCAAGGCCGCCGGGTCACCGACATTCAAGATTAATCAGCCAGTGGCAAATGTACCAGTACACTACATCCTGACCTATGTTGCCAACAGTCCCACCAGTACCGGCATGGGCAATGACTTTACCAGCGATCCAGTTCGGTTTGCGGCATACGAGAAAGCAGTGAAGGATGGCGTGCCGACGGCCTCGAGCCCACTGACATTCAATGCCGCCACGCCTAGTGCTCAGACCAATCGCGGGTTCTTTATAACATCACCCATGTCCAGCAAGGCTTCGACGGAAAGAGTCGACGCAGATAAGTACGTGGGTCTGGTCAGCGCGGTATTTTACTATGACGAGTTCTTCAAAAACCTGTTCCGTGACGAATCAATCACCAGCGGACTTGAAGTCGTGGTAAGTGACACGGCATCAGGCGAGAAAGTATTCAGCCCGCAGACTGACAGCAATGGTGATCTGCGCAACACTGCGTTGATAAATATCGCGGATCGGACGTGGCGGGTCCAGACAACCGCGGCCACGGGCTTTGGGATCAAAGACGGCCAGAATATTTTGCCACGGACTATTTTATTTGCCGGACAGGCGTTCTCTGTACTCTTGCTTATTATCTTTGTCTTGCAACAACAAGCACGAAAGCGAGCGCTGCAACTGGCGGACGATATTACGGCTGACTTGCAGCATGAGCGCAACCGGGCTATTGCTCTGCAGCGCAAAGACGACGCTATCCTGTCTAGTATTGGCGATGCGGTCTTTGCGGTAGATAGCAAGAAGCGCATCACCCTCTTTAACCCAGTAGCGGCTGGGGTAAGCGGCTTCACAGAGGAAGAGGCTTTAGATAAGCCATTTGACACAATCTTGAAGTTTACCAATGCCAAAGACAAGAAGCGCAATGACAAATTTATCGACGAAGCACTGGACGGAAAGGTTACTGCCATGAAGGGCAACACAGTGCTGGCGCGCAAGGATGGTTCGTTTGTGCCAGTGGCTGACTCTGCGGCGCCCATTCGTGATTCCGAGGGTAAGATTATGGGTGTTATAGTAGTCTTCCGTGACATCACCAAAGAGCAAGAGTTAGACCGCGCCAAGTCCGAATTTGTGTCAGTGGCTTCACACCAGCTACGGACACCATTGTCGGCTATGAACTGGTACACCGAGATGCTGCTAAACGGTGACGCTGGAAAGCTAACAAAAGATCAGGCCACCTACCTACAAGAAATATATACGGGCAACAAGCGTATGGTAGAACTCGTTAACTCGCTGCTGGATACGTCGCGCTTGGACCTGGGCAAGCTGGCCAACAATCCAGAGGATGTCTCTGTGCCAGAGCTACTGGATAGCCTACATAAAGAGATGCAGCCTGCTATCGGCAAGAAGAGCCAGCAGTACAAGCAGCAAATCGAAAAAGGCATTGCCAGCCTGTACACTGACCCCAAACTTATCCGTATGATTGTTCAAAACCTTATGTCCAACGCGGTCAAATACACGCCAGACAAAGGTATTGTGTCGGTTACGGTGAAAAAGGATGATGCCAAGGTAGAGATTGCCGTAAATGACACTGGCTTTGGTATTCCGGCTGCCCAGCAAGACAAGATCTTTACCAAGATGTTTAGGGCCGACAATGTACTGGAAATGGAGGGTACCGGACTGGGCTTGTATATCGTGCGCGAAGCCGCCCGCAAGCTAGGCGGCGATGTGTCATTTACATCAGAAGAAGGCAAAGGTTCGACCTTTGTGGTCACCCTGCCCGCAAAGGGTGGGCAAAAGAAAGCGCGGTGA
- a CDS encoding type II secretion system F family protein: protein MTEDKKQPPKAKHYHIAAKDRGYFINNIALLLKANVPIQEALGSLADTSKSKSFKAALKQMQNDVDNGLPLWKSLDRSGMVSRESLVLVRLGEASGGLVDNLLKASKQEDKQRIFRARVRSAMLYPVLVLSLTTVAGLGVAWFLLPRLAVTFRQLDVELPLISRILLGTGEYLKVNGWWAIPLAVTVVVLLGLILFVFPLTKQLGQRMLFRVPGIGALMREIEVARFGYLLGTLLEAGLSVTDATELMQGATPLPHYRKLYKHLNQSFEDGYSFRASLPAYKKAGDVLPPAVQQMLIAGERSGALSDTLLNIGQIYEDKTDISAKNLEVVMEPALLVIIGSAVLVLMLAVLVPIYSLVDKVQG from the coding sequence GTGACTGAAGATAAAAAACAACCGCCCAAAGCCAAACACTATCACATCGCTGCCAAGGACCGCGGTTACTTTATTAACAACATAGCCCTACTGCTCAAGGCCAACGTGCCGATTCAGGAAGCACTAGGATCTTTGGCCGACACCAGCAAGTCCAAGAGCTTCAAGGCTGCGCTCAAACAAATGCAGAACGACGTAGATAATGGTCTGCCATTGTGGAAGAGTCTGGACCGTAGCGGCATGGTGTCGCGGGAATCTCTGGTGCTAGTGCGCTTGGGTGAAGCCTCTGGTGGCTTGGTAGACAACTTACTGAAGGCGTCCAAACAAGAAGACAAGCAACGCATCTTTCGGGCCCGCGTACGCTCTGCCATGCTATATCCGGTGCTGGTGCTATCGCTGACCACCGTGGCTGGGTTGGGCGTAGCTTGGTTCTTGCTGCCCCGGCTGGCAGTGACTTTTCGGCAGCTAGACGTGGAACTGCCGTTGATCTCGCGGATTCTACTGGGCACGGGTGAGTACCTAAAGGTCAATGGCTGGTGGGCCATACCACTGGCAGTGACGGTAGTCGTGCTGCTTGGGCTGATATTGTTTGTCTTCCCGCTAACCAAACAACTGGGGCAGCGGATGCTCTTCCGGGTGCCGGGCATTGGCGCTCTCATGCGCGAGATAGAAGTGGCCCGTTTTGGGTATCTGCTGGGAACACTGCTAGAAGCCGGTTTGTCGGTGACCGATGCTACAGAACTCATGCAAGGTGCGACACCCTTGCCGCACTACCGAAAGCTGTACAAGCATCTCAACCAGTCGTTCGAAGATGGCTACAGTTTTCGGGCTAGTTTGCCTGCTTATAAAAAAGCTGGTGATGTGCTGCCCCCTGCCGTGCAACAAATGTTGATTGCTGGCGAGCGCTCGGGCGCGCTGTCCGATACGCTCCTAAACATTGGCCAGATTTACGAGGACAAGACTGATATCTCTGCCAAAAACTTAGAGGTTGTTATGGAGCCGGCCTTGCTGGTCATCATAGGCAGTGCGGTACTGGTTTTGATGCTGGCGGTGTTGGTGCCTATTTATAGTTTGGTAGACAAGGTTCAGGGATGA
- a CDS encoding GspE/PulE family protein, with protein MYPSIEKLKSLLLQENYISEADNKAAEAAAHDSGSYVDYLIREQLLSKALLGQAIAESYKLSFADLNVNPTSKELVLRLPLQIAQANRAVVIGETDQAVLIATDQPAALNPNDIQAAFKGKQVQVAYTLPEYITLSFGLYEQPLETRFSQIIQSNQRVAPEIVDEIIKDAAGFRASDIHFEPRVDEVVVRFRVDGDLRVAGKLPKENYENVLNRIKVESGMRIDEHLAAQDGTIQRMGEGFVTDLRVSLVPTVHGEKVVMRVLSSYVQDITLADIGLSEAHRKMVEVHAAKPFGMILTVGPTGSGKTTTLYSLLKFVDKPNVNITTIEDPVEYKMSSVNQIQVQEQGGMSFARGLRAIVRQDPDIILVGEIRDQETAEISVNAALTGHLLLSTFHANDAATAIPRLIDMGIEPFLLASTLEVIIAQRLVRRICQKCRYSVPASESMVRSNAVVAKYFAASDNVYAGKGCNVCNGTGYTGRISLFEFIEVTDAMQDLIVKSPSTRDIIALARKQGNASMFDDGVQKVKSGITTINELLRVVEPPLSR; from the coding sequence ATGTATCCGAGCATTGAAAAACTTAAGAGCCTACTGCTCCAAGAAAACTATATTTCTGAAGCAGACAACAAAGCAGCCGAGGCGGCAGCACATGATAGCGGCAGCTATGTAGACTACCTCATTCGTGAGCAACTACTCAGCAAGGCTCTGCTGGGCCAAGCCATTGCCGAATCTTATAAACTCAGCTTTGCTGATCTGAACGTCAACCCCACCAGCAAAGAATTGGTACTGCGTCTGCCTCTCCAGATTGCCCAGGCCAACCGGGCGGTAGTGATTGGCGAGACTGACCAAGCTGTGCTGATTGCGACTGACCAACCGGCAGCACTCAATCCCAACGATATCCAGGCTGCCTTCAAGGGCAAGCAAGTGCAGGTGGCCTACACTTTGCCGGAATATATCACTCTGAGCTTTGGGTTGTATGAGCAGCCGCTCGAGACTCGCTTTTCGCAAATTATTCAGTCCAACCAGCGCGTGGCCCCCGAGATTGTAGACGAGATTATCAAGGATGCTGCCGGCTTTCGTGCCTCTGACATTCATTTTGAACCGCGGGTTGATGAAGTGGTGGTGCGTTTTCGGGTAGACGGCGACCTGCGTGTAGCTGGTAAGTTGCCCAAAGAGAATTACGAGAACGTGCTGAACCGAATCAAAGTAGAGAGTGGTATGCGCATAGATGAGCACCTGGCTGCTCAAGATGGTACCATCCAGCGGATGGGTGAGGGCTTTGTGACTGACCTGCGCGTGTCCTTGGTACCCACCGTACATGGCGAAAAGGTGGTTATGCGGGTGCTCAGTTCTTATGTACAAGACATCACCTTGGCCGACATTGGTCTGAGCGAAGCCCATCGCAAGATGGTAGAAGTCCACGCTGCCAAGCCATTTGGCATGATTCTGACTGTTGGGCCAACCGGCTCGGGCAAAACGACCACACTGTATTCTTTGCTGAAGTTTGTAGACAAACCCAATGTGAACATCACTACCATCGAAGACCCAGTGGAATACAAAATGTCCAGTGTTAATCAGATCCAAGTGCAAGAGCAGGGTGGTATGAGTTTTGCCCGCGGATTGCGGGCCATTGTGCGCCAGGATCCAGACATTATTCTGGTGGGAGAAATTCGTGACCAAGAGACAGCCGAGATATCGGTGAATGCCGCCCTGACCGGCCACCTGCTGCTGTCTACGTTTCATGCCAATGACGCCGCTACGGCTATTCCACGCCTGATAGATATGGGGATTGAACCCTTCCTGCTGGCCTCTACCCTAGAGGTTATTATTGCCCAACGGCTGGTCCGTCGCATCTGCCAAAAGTGTCGCTACAGTGTGCCGGCCAGCGAGAGCATGGTCCGCAGCAATGCTGTCGTGGCCAAGTACTTTGCGGCTAGCGACAACGTCTACGCCGGCAAGGGCTGTAACGTATGTAATGGGACTGGGTATACTGGTCGCATTTCTTTATTTGAGTTCATCGAGGTGACTGACGCTATGCAAGACCTGATTGTCAAATCACCATCTACACGTGACATCATTGCCCTGGCTCGCAAACAGGGCAATGCCTCGATGTTCGACGACGGCGTCCAAAAGGTAAAAAGTGGTATCACAACCATTAACGAATTACTGCGTGTGGTAGAGCCACCGTTGTCACGCTAG